Part of the Mauremys reevesii isolate NIE-2019 linkage group 4, ASM1616193v1, whole genome shotgun sequence genome is shown below.
CACACTTCAAGATGCAACATTCAGTGCTGCATCAAATGGTCTTTTAACTGCTCACGACCCTTTATTGCAAATCAAGACATCGCAAGGCACAGTTCCAACTGCTTTGACATTTGAGCGCTTAGGCAGCTCTGTTTTAAGTACCAGCATACCACCTCAGTCATCAACGTACCGTTCTGCTCAAGAGTCCGCACCCCATCTCTTGCAACCTCAGTTTAGTTTGTTGCCTTCAACACTTGGAGGAGCTCAGCAGGCTTCTCAGGCATATAGCACATCCGTCTTTTCTGGTTCTACTGCCTCCATTGATAGAGCACTTCAGCGAGAATGTAGTGTTATTAAACACCATCAGCGGCCTTCAAGTACACAGTCTGTTCAGGCACAACTGACTGGTTCACAGCATTCCTTACACAGTTATTTATCAAGTACAAGTGGAGTTAATTTTCAGGATACATCCAGGCAGTCAGCACTGTCCTGCAGTCCAGTTGGAGATGCTACTCAGGTGAGCAATGGAGGATCACAACAGAAGACCTCTCAAGTCTCAGTGGAACTTGCTCAGTCTTATACATCTGCAATTCCATCACCTGGTTTCCCATCTACTTCTACAGCAAAAGCAAAAAACTGTTCTACAAAGCAGCTATCAAGGTCAACAAAGACCCCCAAACCTCAAAATGTAGCCTCTCCTGTGCAGACACAAAGCTATTCCAAAACTGCACAAAACCAGAGTTCAGTAATAGCAGGCCAAGCACAAATCTATTCTACAGCACAGCTACCAAGTCTGTTGTCAGTCAGCCAATCCCAAAACTATGTTTCCACACAGTCACAGAATATGCCATCTGTCAGTCATTCACAAATTTTCTCATCTAGCAAGGTTGAGAAGCTGCCCTCATTATATAAAACACTGACTTTTTCTGGGCAGTCGCAAACTATAACTTCTGATAGTCAGACAACACTAAGTTACTCTGCAGATCAACAGGTATTAACTTCAGTTCCAAATGAGAACTACTCTGGTCAAACAAGGGATCTTTCTTCAGTTAGCCAATCTCAGAGTTATTCTTCTAATCACTCTCAGGGTTTATCTCCCGTTAACCAATCACAGGTTAGTTATTCATCTCAATCACAGGTTTTGTCAGCTGTTAGTCCTTCAGAAAGTTATACGTCAGGGCAGTCTTTAACATTAACTTCACCTTCTCTTCCATTTTCTTCCTCCCCTCGTATTCAAAATTTGTCAGCCTCAAGCCCAAACCAGAACTATATTTCTTTACATTCTTCTCAGAATTCTCAGACACAAGAATCATCTTCTCCACAGTCTCAAAAGTTTTTGACAGCTGTTCAGTCTCCTACTTTTGCATCCCCAGCTCATTCACAGACACTGCAAAACAATAGATCTTCCTCAGATACAAAAACATATGTTAAAAGGAAATCTGACTCTAACTTGTATGCTTCATCAAAACAGGAAGATGAATTGTCAATGCAAGATTTACAGGCATTACAACAGCAAGCTTCTCTTGAATCCTCTACACAAAGGCTAACTGATAGTGAAATTAATGCTCAGGACGCTGCCTATAGGGTCTCAAAGGCAGATGACAGATATTCTCAAAGTGTAATCAGAAGTAATTCTCGTCTTGAAGATCAAGTTGTTGGGCTTACTCTTCAAGGGTCAAAAAAAGATGAGAGGATGGTTGGTTCTGTGGCACAGCTTACTCAGCAGATTGGCCATATCACTAATGTAATAAGCCATGATATTAAAAAGGCAGCTAATTTAATGCAGACAACACAAGTAAGTGTAAATGCTAAAGAACTAAACCAGCAGCATTCTCTTATGCATAAGGTACACGAAACTAAGGCCCAAGAACAGCAGGGCCAAGTCATTAGCACATCATCACAGATTCAAGCTCATGCCTTGAGGCATGGCAATCAACTATGTTTGCCTAATGCACAGGTACTTCTGGAATCTGCCTGTGACTTACAAATTCTTCAGCAGTCTATACTGCAGTCAAGCTTAGGACAAGCAAAGGCATCTCCACATGTGCGACGAATACAGAGTCCTCAGCATGTAGCACATCAGTTCCTTCAAATGGATAGTCACATTATTCAAAGTAATGGGGGTCATTCTCAGCAACAGCTTCATCCTCAAAATGCAGAAGTTATTAAAATGGACATTTCTGAGTCCTCAAAACCACTACAGCAACATATGACATCAAAAGACCATTTTACTCAACCAAATCAACATGAATCAAAGAATCAGTTTGTTTCTCTTGGTTCGATATGTTTTCCAGAGTCTATGCTTCTCAGTGATGAGAGGAATATATTGTCTAATGTGGATGACATcttagcagcaacagcagcagtgtGTGGGGTCACGCCATCAGAATTTGCCAAATCCACATCTCATGAAGAAGAAATTCAATCTGTTGAAAATGGTGATGATTCCAAATCTCAGTTCCAGTCAATAGATGTACGACACATATCTCCTAGTTTCAGCTCCTCACCCACTGTAGTTGGAAAACCACACAGCATAAATAATATTTCTCTAAATGGAAGCCAAGTTACTATAAACCTTACAACAGTGTCTACAATACAATCAAAACATGTGATCCTTGATCAACGTATGGAGACTTCTGATCAAAACATATCAGCTAGAATGACTTCTCCAGCCCTTGGACCTAGTCAGGAGGAGCAAGAACAAGGTTCTGGCAAAGTTAAGAAACAGTCTAGCATTAGTCATGAATCTGAAGAAGACAATGATGTTCCCATTGATGGTACACTGAATGCTAGAGACTCAGAATTTGTTTCAAGTGGTCGGAGTCTAAGTGAAGAGAGCGTTACATCAGATAATGATTTTAATATGGGTTGTGATAATGGCATTGTAGTAGGTAACAAGATTAAAGGTCCATTGCAACCAATATCTGTGCTACAACCAGGAGATGGAAGTGGTAGCAAAACTGAAGAAGAGAACCAAGATTTAAGTCAAGGGaactttcaaaagaaaaaaagtaaaggaAAAAGCCAAATAAAAAATGCTACAGAAGATGACAGTGCAAGCCAGAAACAACTGAAACGAAGTGGACAATGCAAACGTCAGAATATAAGAGGAACTGACATATGTTTACCATATTCTTCTCCTGTTTCTGAAAGTTATGATATTTATCAACACCAAGAAAGAATGAGGCAAAAAATTAAAGAAGTGGAAGAAAAGCAACCAGAAGTCAAAACAGGATTCCTTGCATCTTTTTTAGACTTTCTAAAATCTGGGCCCAGGCAACAGTTTTCAGCACCTGCTGTACGAATGCCTAACAGGACTAGGCGGCCAGTTACCCAGATAGTCCGTGCCCCAGGTCCCCAGCCACTTTCAAAGccacagccagcagcagcagccgcccctTTGTCTGTTGAGGGTGGCTGTGAAAGTCCAACCAAAAAAGTTGATGATGAACTTAAGAAAAATTTGGAAACATTGCCTTCATTTTCTTCTGATGAAGATGATTCTGTAGGGGGTAACCACGATCTTCAGAAGAGCATTTCTACAGCATTATCAGCTTTGGATGATACTGCTGACAAAAAAAACAAATCAGGTAAAATAGTTGTTTACTTTCAAAGACATAATTCTGTAGATTTTGCATATACTTTACTTCTTAATTTAGATCTCTTTAGTTTTAGATAAACATATCTTTCAAAAGACCTTTGTTAGGTCACACTAAATTTAGGAGTAATATTCAAAATATTGAACTGAGATTTAACTAAATTAGTGTTTTCCACAATAGTGGAAGTTATGTGGCTAAATCCCTGTACAATGTTTTGAAAATCTATccttaaatatttctttttcagTATAAAAGATGATTTTGGCATGGAATGGAGAAACTTGTATTTTAGTAAACTGATGTCAACTCTATCATTTTCTAACTCAAAATGGTAGATAAGGTTTTGCCTGTAAAACTCAACAGTCTAGTACCAAATGTTCCATCACATGGACAGTAAAGAGTGTAAAAATGCAAGTGTCTTTAAAGAAACTTCATCATGATGACATAATTGAGTTACTTCCAGAAAATATTGTTTTTACCTTGGTGGAACTGAGTATGTTCTTTCAGTGATTATTGAGTTACATAAAGCAGAGTTATttataaaaacatttatttttacacTGGCCAGCTGAGAATGTGTTTTTATCGGTACTTTTCTAAATAGGAGGAGTTTAGACTTTATACTATTAAGCATAAAGTAGATGACTTTAGAGAAATGGAATTTTTGAAAGGTAAATGTCCTAACTAATGCAACGTGGGATGGTAGTGATGGCACtattcatattttatatatagttCCTCCGCTAAATATTAATGTGTCTATTCTATACATCGTAGAATTCTTGTAAACAATCATACATTTTAATTATTGGTGCTTCCTCTAGAAGTATTTTCAGCAAACTGTTTTCttatctacattttaaaatactttgatgTTTTTGTGACAAAGTTGATAAATAGGAGGCAAAAACCATGGTAACTGGCATTTGACAAGTGCTGGACCTGCCCTGCAGACTGTGATGCTGCTAATGTTTTAGCAAAGACAGTAACTGCAGTCACTATATTGCTGGTCCTTATGACTAAATTTCTTTGACTTTCCAACAGAAGTCTAGATCTACCCTTTTGAGGGGCCTAATTTGTTCAATGGCAAGACAGTGCACATCTTAGacttcatgatcactttcagGTCTCAGGGTCTCTATGCAACATCTGGAGAGAAACACGCTTTCACCTTCAAATGCCAGTCACAGGGTTTCCAGGCAACATTTGGCCAGAAGTTCACAATGAAGAACTCCTCAGACTCCAAGAAGCAAAAAGGGCAGATTCTACTAACAGAGGTCAGGGTCTGCCTCAGCAGGCTTGGCTTCATCAGCATTTGCCCAAATGCTTTAAAGGATAACAACATAAAGAGTACCCAGTTACTTTAGTGGTGCTGGCTCCTTTTGATTGCCTGTAAGCAATCTTTTTGAATGCTTGTCCAGTTTGTGTTTCTTCTGCCCTTTAATATTACATGCATATTAAATGAGATTCAATGCTGCCACACACTTTACATTCAGCTACAATTGTGGCTCTCCAGAGACAAATTTGTAGAACTTTCAGACCCGTCCATTAGTTTGGTGGCAACTCTCTGTAGCTGGCTCACAGACCCTTGGGAAAAGGAATGCCTCAAGTAATCTTACAGCAGTGTCTCTAGCCAAGTCAAGAGTAGAGGCATTTATTATTCACAGAGGAACTGTATCCAGACCTCCTTCCCCAAAAGAATGTCCAAGCCATGAATCTTTGGGGACTAGGGGAAATGGTGGATCCATTAAGTTTGTAAATTACTGAATACTGCTTAAGAGACCTACTTATCACTGAAAATGTATGCATCGCAGAAAGAATTTTGACACCTAGAGTTCAGTGCCACTTTGTCTCTTATAACAACTTTTTATACATAGAACATGCTTAGAGCATGTTCATCATTGCTTTGTATAAGAAGGTATCGATACTTTAAGTGCACAGAATTAGAATAGGGTGTTGTCCTTGAGCTCCATGCTAAAAATATATCCATAAAGATCCCTGTGTTAACAGGGACGTTTCCTAGAAGAATATGGGCCAGGGTTTCCATATATATGTTAAGTTCAGTAAATTCTTTGTTGCTGTTCACATAAGCTACCTTCATATCTCAAATACAGTGTATTTGGAATGTACCTCTGCCCGCATGTGGCATCTCTGAAGAATCTCTTATAGCTAGTCTtgggagtcatagaatcataggttaGAAGGGGCCGTAAGGGCCATGTAATCTAActctctgccaagatgcaggatttgttggatCTACACCATTCAAGACGGATggctctccagcctccttttgaaaatctccagtgaaggagcttctacaacctccctaggttccattgtcctactgttcttacagttaggaagtttttcctgagatttaatctaaatttactatgctgtagtttgaacccattgcctcctTTCCTGTCCTCTgaggcaagagagaacaacttttctccatcttttttatggcagcctttcaagtatttgaagaccccTATCATGTATCCCCCCgcttaatcttctcttttccaaactaaacatacccagttccttcagcctttgcttatacggcttgcattccatcctttTGATCATGCATTCCATCCTTTTGATCATTgttgcttgcctctggatcctttccagtttctacATCCTTCCTATACATTGGttaccaaaattggacacagtactccagctgaggcctaatcagcaccaAGTAGAGCGATACTTTCACCTCCCGGGACTTACAGGCTATgcttctgttaatgcaacctaaaattgcattttttttattttattttattttatttttgcaacagcatcgcattgctgaggCATGTTCAGGTTGTCacccaccacaactcccagatccttttcagcagtgctgctgccaaaccagttatcccccattctgtatttgtgcatttggttttttccCCTAAGTGTACCTTACATTTGTGTttgttaaatttcattttgttgcctatagcccagttctccagtaagatccctctgaatttcaGCTCTATCCTCCAAACTTTGAGCAGTACTTCTTTCCTTCTCCCTAGCTGTGAAATATTTGTCTCTTTTGCTCTGTAATACTATGATAGGGTGTATAAATCCCGCACTGACAGCAAAGGGACTAGGGAGGCAGTGTGTGCAAAGGTAGCCTCAGCCCTGCCAATCATGCATGGTAGGGAGGAGGGCTTTAAAAGGAGGAAACTGCAGTCGGCCAGGGGGAAGACCTGAGAAGGTAACGGCTGGAGTGGTCCTGAAACAGCGGGAGGAACCCCCCATGCGAGAGACCCTGCCAGCTCTGCGAGGAGTCTAGCAAACACCGGGGCAAGCCTGCTCCAGAGAGACTGACTCAAGCTATCTGGCCGTAAGAACTCCAGTAAACTTGCTACCTAGCCACTCCTGAAGTAAGGTGGTGCTGCTGAACTTTTCACTTTCTGTTGACCCCAAGAGGGGCTTGTTCTTTCCTGAGTTTGGACTTTTGCTTTTCCCCACCCATCACAAAGTAAGCAGGACTACAAGGGTGCGGCCCACTGCaaggactaagggtatgtctacacagcaaagaaaaacctgcgaCTGGCCTGTGCCAACCTACTCGgtcttgcagggctcaggctgcggagctgtttcattgctgtgtaggctTCTGGGCTTGGGTGCTCTGGGGCCCTAATACCCTGCAGGGTCCTAGCCTGGAagtgtacacagcaatgaaacagccctgtagCTCAAGCCTCTTGAGCCCAAGTCAGccggcacgggccagccacagatagtctttgctatgtagacataccctaaggggctggagcctggactggCCTAACTTTGTCGTGGTAACTCTGGGTGGCAAGCAGCCCCCACCCAGCAAAGTTGGCACTCCAGAGAGACTCTCTTACAAATATCATCCATCTTcttcttccagccattggaaaaATTACTTCACGATTTTAAAGCAGTCTGCTCCACAGTTCATATTTATCAAAAGTAATCTTGTTGAAGATGAATATATGTACTTAGTAAAAGCATTTCTATGTGCAAATTTACATATGCTCGAATTAACTCTGACCAGGGCCAATATAAATAAGATTTGATTTTAATTCTTTCACTATAAATAATTCCTGGATGTttttactgaaatgaaataagtGTAAAATGATTTGCTGTAGCTAATGTGACCCAaaagtatatttttaatttagaaaataatAATTTGGCATAATAAGCTAATACAAAAGGATTTATTGTACTGTGTATTTAGTACAAAGGAAACAATTTTGATTGAATAACTGTCATGTTTGCTTTTGTGGGTATATTTAATTAAACTGATTAGTTTATAACTTCTATTTTTGAGCAGAGGAAGGAAACATCTTAAAATAAAGCTTTGTTCATTTCTCTCAGTGCAAAatactgaatttttaaaatgtttaaatagcCGGTATTTTTTCTTAATGTTAAAGCAGTGTGGACAGTCTCCCAGTTAGTACTTCTAGCCAAAGATAATGTGTACatctttttaaatcaaaaattACATTTAAGAACTTTTTACAGAGCATATGTACAAAAGGAGTTTCCCTTTTGTTGAACATTCAGAACATTGTTCTGAGAAAAGTAAGTGACGCtttattttaaccttttttcttcatactttgttttaaaaatatggttGTACTATCTTTTCACTATTTTGTATAAAATTATAATACGTATGTATGCCACCAAATTCCTCTCCTGTTGTAAGGAGAACTATTTGTACCTTATCCAAAATAACAATAATTGACATTCTGCAACATGCTGGTCATGCAGAGTCAGTACTGATTCCTTCATATATATGCAATTGTACATCTGTTTATTTTTAGACTCAAcaatataaaaatgtaaaaatattcaCGATTACTATGTATACCTTTCTACCATGGTAACACTAGTGTACCTCATACATATTTTGCTGCTTTTGGGAAAGTTCTAGATGTACTTGGAAAATAATTGTATACTTTTATATTAAATAAGTGTTGCAGCTTTCACTGGACCAATGCATTTACTATACTTGCAGTCATGTGACAGgaaatattttattctgcatGCACTGTAACATTATTCAATATACATTATTCAAATTTGGCaatagtgatttttttaatgacTCCTATTTCCAAATATGCACGTTTGTAATATAGATGCAATAATTTAAATATCCAGTTAACTTGTTTTGGGATTATTTTATAATGATTTATATAGAATATTCTTTTTCCTGTACCTCATTGTTTGAAATTTATCATGTGAAATGATACatttattttttgtgtttttaaaggatACGTCCCAACCTTTGACGCTAGTTCACTAACTGTGATATTAGCAATAAAATTCTGGCTTGCATTGTTTAGTTAGATTAGCAAAACGGAGTTAAAGCAAGTATGTCTTGAGGGCAGATGGTAATACAATATCTAAAGAGGTCTTCTTTCTTGAGGGGGAAAGGGAATAATAATCATTGAGGAATTGGGAATTTCCACTAAGTGTGGCATACAGAAGTGGAGTGCTTTTCATTCCTTCCCTTTGTACCATTAATTCTCATTGCAAAGCACTATTTTGTGTTAAATTGTATTATAGGATTGTTAAGAATGTTAAAATCTAATCTGAAACCACCAGTTAATTTATTGGAAGATGCAAAATGAGAGTGACCCAGAAGTGCCACCAAGAAAATACTTTTTCATGTTTGATTTAGTTTTTGTGTTATACATGGCAgccactttcctttttttttaatttgatgaaAATGATGATGTAGTTGCGTATCAGCAGAGGCCAACAAAATCCAAAATAGTAATCTGTTAGAGTCTGCCATTTACTTTGTTCCACAGAGCAAAACAGTGTTTTCCTGTTGGTCCTCTGTGTAATAACAATGTGTTCTAAGGCACGTATCACCATAGTGTCTATGCGCTATAGCTATAACAAAATCAGTTTCCTGCAAACATACAGACTTAAtactaattattttaattttttagatATAGGTTTAACTTAGGGCTAGTTAACTTTACTATTTTAACTTATAGAATGGGTGCTTTTTGTATGTATTGTTTgggaaagtaaataaaataaacataatttCCTTCTTATGTTGCTGATCCTTGATGATTCATATAACCGATGCTTGCTTGTTTTTTGCTTCAGAAACTGAAAAAGTGGCAGTTGCTACTACTGCCAACACCACTGCTCTTGTAAAGCAGGAATCTCCAAACACTACTGCTCCTGTGGTAAATGTTCAGGAGAAAACAAGTTCAGCAGAACTCCTAAAGATAGCTGACCAGGATGGTGTGACTTCAGACCAGTTAGCAAAAATACAGGCAGCTGTTGCAATAGAAGGATGTACTGATGAGGAGAATACGGACAGTGGAGGAGAGGGCATGTACAGAGAACGTGATGAATTTGTAGTGAAGATTGAAGATATAGATATGCTAAAGGTAATCCAAATGTTTGTTCTGAGTAATTAGCAACACACACCCTGAAGCAGACATCAACAATCAAACTACCAAGGGGCAGAGGCTAATATTCTACTGCATAGCTCAACATATTTGTGATGCTGCCAAGATGGCATACAGGTGTGGTTCTAGTTTTGGGTAGGGAATATGCATCACTTTAATTATGTGTCAAGCATTCATACTAGTTAAATGATAAAGGTAAATAACTGTAGCAGATAATCTCAATTAGATCTCAAAATTGTCTATAGACATACATACATTAGTTGACAGAAGTCTTCCAGATTTGGTGTATGTCTTTTAACCTTTTCCAAAAGAGCTAACGTTTTCAAGGATTCTTGACCTCACCAGAACACATTCTTATTAAAGACTTTGATAAGCTTTCAGGAGTGTGGTGTTGAAGAAATGTGtcttaggctgtagtgtagatatagcctatgTCAGCATAatttgtcgctcaggggtgtgaataaaccaccccacCGAGCTACATAAGTTACAATGACATAAGCGctcgtgtgcacagcgctatgttggtgggagagcttctcccatcgacatagtttctgctgctcacagaggtggttttattatgccaacaggagagctctcttccgtcagcatagagtgtcttcaccagacgtgctgcagcagcgcagctgcatcattacagctgcagcactgttcGTGTTGACGTGCCTTAGCTTTTTGTTTcaggattttcatttttttttatttttgtggagGCTTTGTTTGCTACTCTAACAAGGAGTGGCTTCCATGTGGATCCACTACAACCCTTCATAAGGTCTGCAGAGTTTAAGGAAACCTTATTTGTTTTCTCCATTTCTAATTCTTCTTCTGTTTTGTCTTCCTCATGTCCACTCCTCTGCTACTGTTCTAGCTCACAGATTTGATTATTACTTTTGCATGTCACTTTAAAAATCATTCCTAAATATCTTTATTCTTTGCCTTCCTATGGACCCATTTGaactgaaatttttaaaataaaagttctgTTAATTATTTGCTAGGTTTGTCAGGTAAGTTTAAGGAATAACTAGTTTTAAAATATTCTCACTTTGCAGTGTTGGATCCAAATCTTGTAGGGTTTTTCTCATTTTATAACCATTTGAAAATACACTTTAAAGTTTTTTCTACACTTAAAATATTCCCTTAAAATATGAGAATCTTTATAGATTAATATTTAAATGATGGATTTCTAGTGGCTGGGCAGTGGTAATTACAgatatgtttaaaatatttaagacacAAATGTTTTAAGAGGATAATCTATTTGAGCTAATTGTTATTGAACTAAAAGTTGAACTGTAAATGTAATCTTTGTCCAGTTCACTAGTTACTACTGAACTTTTTGTTTTCACATAACTGCAAGTATCGTGCTGTAATGTCAGGTACTCTGGGAACTCTACAGTCACAGAGAGCTAGCACTAGGGACTATGGGAAGTCATTTTTCTGGTATTTGGtggttttgtgttttaaaaactattttcatACTACCAAAGGCATCATGATAAAAGAAACTTTGAAAAAAGTGACAAATTGCTGAAATGAAATTTGTCAGGTTTTTATGGTTTGATTGCATGATATAGTAGCTGTGGCATCACAGCATAGATGGAGCTGGCTAGGTCAGCTTCAAAGATCTTGAAGAAATAAATTTTGAGGTTTAGTCTATAGATCTGTGCTGAATATACCTCATAGTTAATATCCTGGTGCCATCGGCACATAATAATGGTGTACTTGGAATCTGCAGAATTTATATCCAGTTTATctctaaagaaaaaaatgaataaattttGGAAGGAAAATAAGCACAATTTTTAGCTAATAATTTTTTGGTTCTTATAGATGGCTTTACAAACGGGAAAAGAGCCTCCAGCAATCTGGAAAGTACAAAAGGCTTTGTTACAAAAGTTTGTTCCTGAAGTTCGAGATGCACAGAGAGAGTTTGCTGCTACTAATAGTGTAAGTATGAAGATTCCTTGTAAAGCCACAATGACTTCTGGTTGGGCC
Proteins encoded:
- the QSER1 gene encoding glutamine and serine-rich protein 1 isoform X2, producing MHSAGSNTKETSVMNFLSAIESRTAQAAASGTTLLPQFRAPSWQTGMHSSATTELFVTGALPTSGTFPPTSALSAYQHPNSFSSRNFATTPSLTLQDATFSAASNGLLTAHDPLLQIKTSQGTVPTALTFERLGSSVLSTSIPPQSSTYRSAQESAPHLLQPQFSLLPSTLGGAQQASQAYSTSVFSGSTASIDRALQRECSVIKHHQRPSSTQSVQAQLTGSQHSLHSYLSSTSGVNFQDTSRQSALSCSPVGDATQVSNGGSQQKTSQVSVELAQSYTSAIPSPGFPSTSTAKAKNCSTKQLSRSTKTPKPQNVASPVQTQSYSKTAQNQSSVIAGQAQIYSTAQLPSLLSVSQSQNYVSTQSQNMPSVSHSQIFSSSKVEKLPSLYKTLTFSGQSQTITSDSQTTLSYSADQQVLTSVPNENYSGQTRDLSSVSQSQSYSSNHSQGLSPVNQSQVSYSSQSQVLSAVSPSESYTSGQSLTLTSPSLPFSSSPRIQNLSASSPNQNYISLHSSQNSQTQESSSPQSQKFLTAVQSPTFASPAHSQTLQNNRSSSDTKTYVKRKSDSNLYASSKQEDELSMQDLQALQQQASLESSTQRLTDSEINAQDAAYRVSKADDRYSQSVIRSNSRLEDQVVGLTLQGSKKDERMVGSVAQLTQQIGHITNVISHDIKKAANLMQTTQVSVNAKELNQQHSLMHKVHETKAQEQQGQVISTSSQIQAHALRHGNQLCLPNAQVLLESACDLQILQQSILQSSLGQAKASPHVRRIQSPQHVAHQFLQMDSHIIQSNGGHSQQQLHPQNAEVIKMDISESSKPLQQHMTSKDHFTQPNQHESKNQFVSLGSICFPESMLLSDERNILSNVDDILAATAAVCGVTPSEFAKSTSHEEEIQSVENGDDSKSQFQSIDVRHISPSFSSSPTVVGKPHSINNISLNGSQVTINLTTVSTIQSKHVILDQRMETSDQNISARMTSPALGPSQEEQEQGSGKVKKQSSISHESEEDNDVPIDGTLNARDSEFVSSGRSLSEESVTSDNDFNMGCDNGIVVGNKIKGPLQPISVLQPGDGSGSKTEEENQDLSQGNFQKKKSKGKSQIKNATEDDSASQKQLKRSGQCKRQNIRGTDICLPYSSPVSESYDIYQHQERMRQKIKEVEEKQPEVKTGFLASFLDFLKSGPRQQFSAPAVRMPNRTRRPVTQIVRAPGPQPLSKPQPAAAAAPLSVEGGCESPTKKVDDELKKNLETLPSFSSDEDDSVGGNHDLQKSISTALSALDDTADKKNKSETEKVAVATTANTTALVKQESPNTTAPVVNVQEKTSSAELLKIADQDGVTSDQLAKIQAAVAIEGCTDEENTDSGGEGMYRERDEFVVKIEDIDMLKMALQTGKEPPAIWKVQKALLQKFVPEVRDAQREFAATNSYLGYFGDAKMKYKRVYVKFIENANKKEYVRVCSKKPRSKPVQSARPIHYKPSNSTSKAPDPPAPKTTTTKVSSVKPKAKQPKIKAEPPPKKRKKWKEEFSSSQSDSSPEAQSDEDELVPPSPFFTRFLNTRAMKETFKSYMELLVSIALDPDTMQALEKSNDELLLPHMRKIDGMLNDNRKRLLSKLRLEHTFKSALENFPELTVITRDSKTKSGGAALSKIRMNGKAYNKKTLRTSKSTTKLAHEFTVDPEKIQLYSLYHSLHHYKYHIYLTCKEEISSVQKKSADLGQEEIVQLCMKNIKWVEDLFEKFGELLNHVQQKCS
- the QSER1 gene encoding glutamine and serine-rich protein 1 isoform X1; translation: MMDRNYPPTPSFADPLAPAAAAQPAATAAWAYERGAGSLKPSLSYGGGHPSHSETDLLHRQTYAASHQLPGYATTHHPTGLSGIFDTSMHSAGSNTKETSVMNFLSAIESRTAQAAASGTTLLPQFRAPSWQTGMHSSATTELFVTGALPTSGTFPPTSALSAYQHPNSFSSRNFATTPSLTLQDATFSAASNGLLTAHDPLLQIKTSQGTVPTALTFERLGSSVLSTSIPPQSSTYRSAQESAPHLLQPQFSLLPSTLGGAQQASQAYSTSVFSGSTASIDRALQRECSVIKHHQRPSSTQSVQAQLTGSQHSLHSYLSSTSGVNFQDTSRQSALSCSPVGDATQVSNGGSQQKTSQVSVELAQSYTSAIPSPGFPSTSTAKAKNCSTKQLSRSTKTPKPQNVASPVQTQSYSKTAQNQSSVIAGQAQIYSTAQLPSLLSVSQSQNYVSTQSQNMPSVSHSQIFSSSKVEKLPSLYKTLTFSGQSQTITSDSQTTLSYSADQQVLTSVPNENYSGQTRDLSSVSQSQSYSSNHSQGLSPVNQSQVSYSSQSQVLSAVSPSESYTSGQSLTLTSPSLPFSSSPRIQNLSASSPNQNYISLHSSQNSQTQESSSPQSQKFLTAVQSPTFASPAHSQTLQNNRSSSDTKTYVKRKSDSNLYASSKQEDELSMQDLQALQQQASLESSTQRLTDSEINAQDAAYRVSKADDRYSQSVIRSNSRLEDQVVGLTLQGSKKDERMVGSVAQLTQQIGHITNVISHDIKKAANLMQTTQVSVNAKELNQQHSLMHKVHETKAQEQQGQVISTSSQIQAHALRHGNQLCLPNAQVLLESACDLQILQQSILQSSLGQAKASPHVRRIQSPQHVAHQFLQMDSHIIQSNGGHSQQQLHPQNAEVIKMDISESSKPLQQHMTSKDHFTQPNQHESKNQFVSLGSICFPESMLLSDERNILSNVDDILAATAAVCGVTPSEFAKSTSHEEEIQSVENGDDSKSQFQSIDVRHISPSFSSSPTVVGKPHSINNISLNGSQVTINLTTVSTIQSKHVILDQRMETSDQNISARMTSPALGPSQEEQEQGSGKVKKQSSISHESEEDNDVPIDGTLNARDSEFVSSGRSLSEESVTSDNDFNMGCDNGIVVGNKIKGPLQPISVLQPGDGSGSKTEEENQDLSQGNFQKKKSKGKSQIKNATEDDSASQKQLKRSGQCKRQNIRGTDICLPYSSPVSESYDIYQHQERMRQKIKEVEEKQPEVKTGFLASFLDFLKSGPRQQFSAPAVRMPNRTRRPVTQIVRAPGPQPLSKPQPAAAAAPLSVEGGCESPTKKVDDELKKNLETLPSFSSDEDDSVGGNHDLQKSISTALSALDDTADKKNKSETEKVAVATTANTTALVKQESPNTTAPVVNVQEKTSSAELLKIADQDGVTSDQLAKIQAAVAIEGCTDEENTDSGGEGMYRERDEFVVKIEDIDMLKMALQTGKEPPAIWKVQKALLQKFVPEVRDAQREFAATNSYLGYFGDAKMKYKRVYVKFIENANKKEYVRVCSKKPRSKPVQSARPIHYKPSNSTSKAPDPPAPKTTTTKVSSVKPKAKQPKIKAEPPPKKRKKWKEEFSSSQSDSSPEAQSDEDELVPPSPFFTRFLNTRAMKETFKSYMELLVSIALDPDTMQALEKSNDELLLPHMRKIDGMLNDNRKRLLSKLRLEHTFKSALENFPELTVITRDSKTKSGGAALSKIRMNGKAYNKKTLRTSKSTTKLAHEFTVDPEKIQLYSLYHSLHHYKYHIYLTCKEEISSVQKKSADLGQEEIVQLCMKNIKWVEDLFEKFGELLNHVQQKCS